The genomic window TTTCTTTCATAACAGTTCCAATACTTTCACCGTATTTATAATTCCCAATGTTGTGATAAAACCTGGTGCTGTATGAATGAAGTAAATTAGGAAAACCCAAGCCTACATTTGCTACAAACGCAATTACCCCTTTGTCGGCAATAAGTACAAAAGATTCACTTGTGCTAATGGATGTTGTTAAATGAATATTTCCGGCAAAACAAGAATTGGCAAGCAAAATGGGGTACTTTTTATGGTTATTATAGGTAGCCGGATCATCTATGTTAATATCAAATCCATTTGCGGAAGCATGTCCAAAAAAAGTCATTAGGGAAACCCCAGATTCCAATTTGTTTTTAATTACATTGGCAAGTGTATTGTCAATTGGTGCTGAAGAGTTTTTATCAAAGGTTGTAACAATTCCACCAAAGAGGGTATCTTCAATAATATTCTCATAGGAGTTCATATATTGGGTAAAAGCTTGGTGTTCACTTGCATTTGCGCCTCCTCTAAAATGCAAAACTGATTTCATCCATTCCTCAGGAATAGAATATCCTTCATATTCAAGCATTTTTTTATGGTAAATTTTTACTTCATTGGCATTCTTAGCTGCAAGTCTTCCTGTAGCAATTGCAGGTTCATACATTGCGCCATTTAAACCTGCTGTTAACAATGCATCTGATGATGCCATGCCGTATGTTGGAACAAGACATTTTTCATAATAGGATGGACTTTTGCGTGAGTCTCTTGGATTAATTGATTTTCCAATTAAAAAGAGATGTTTTGGCTTTACGGTCCACTTGTCCAAAGCAAAATCTGCAAAGTTTTTTATTGAAAGTGGGTGTTTGTATATTCCATGGGCGAACTGATGGTATAGTTCATCAACATCAACAACCAATGGAATATGGCCCGTTCCTGACCGGTAATTTGCGTAATCAACTGTTTCCGATTTCAATTTTTTAGAGGTAACAAGGAGGTAATCGGCATTGGAATTGAGAAAATTTACAAATTGATTTGTGGCAGGATTAACAGATTCCAGATTTGAAATAGTAGAAATATAATTCTCAGGCAACAAATAACATTTTTTATCTGATTTTCCTGCAGCTCCATTTGGAATTATCACCTTATAAAGTCCGCCACTATAATAGGTTTTTATTTTTCTGGCATTTGTAATATCATATACATAAACATCTGATAAAGGATTGTAATTCTGAAATTCAAGCAGTGTTTTTCCCTGTGAAAGGTTATCCTGAACAATCATTTCAAAAACATTAACATTTAAAAAATTCATTGAATGCGGATAAATTAGGGAGGCCCATGCAATTGTGGTTCGGTTTCCCACAAAAGCGGTATATACAAATTCAGTTGTTTCGCTATGAAGAGATCCAGGTAGGATCGTCTTGTTAATTATATTTTTCTCATACCCGTGGTATTGAACATCGGCAAGAGAAGCGTAAGTTCCAAGAGAATTTTTAAAATCAATTTTGGTATGATGATCGGGAAAGGTGTTTGCATCTCTTGAAGCTCCAATAACAATAGTTTTAAATTCAGCAGCAGGTCCAGATAAATACGCATTGGGGGTGGGAAAAAATTTAACTCCAGTTCCTCCTTCACCGATAACCGAATTAAACCAGCCCTCTGACTTGGTGTAATCTGGATCACTGTCTCCAGCAGAGACCGTTTCTCCTAAAAAATATTCAGTCGTGTAGCTTTGAATGTTTTGCTTTAACACATAAGGAAATGGTGTAAAATCACTAAAATTAGCAGCATCCTCATACTGAATTCTTTCATTGTTAATGGATTCACTCCAGGTAATGTAATAAATTGCTGTATCGTTAATCAGGCTATAATAGGGATTGGGTTGGTCGCTTTGGGTACTGTACATAAATTTATCCATGTACCCATCGTTTTTTTGAGCATAAAATTCTATATAATCATTGCCGTCAAGAACGTATTGGTCTCCTTCATCTTTAATAAATAATGGAACTTGTTCTCCTCTAGCAAAAAGCTGGATTTTTCGATGATCTATTCCTTGCAAAGCTACTCCTGCATTCGAAAGGGAGTTAGAGAGCGTTGAAGCGCTAATCCGGTAAATGTTGTTTTGAGTTATTTTGAAAAAAAAATACTTCTGATTATAGTTAATCCATTCGTTGCCGTATGGTTGTGCGAGGGCAGACGTATATGCAAACAAACAAAATATCAATAGATTTTTTTTCACCTGTTCTCTCGGTTAATGTCAAATTTTAAAGAAAATATATTGGAATAAAGGGCAACAGACTGATCACCTATATCAGTTAGTGCATAATCAATGGTAATTCCTTTTATTTTTACACCTATGCCCATGTTTGGCTGCATACTAGTTTGTTTGTTTTTATCAAGATCGGTTTGTTGTTGAATATTTCCAATACCAGCCCTTAAAAACACGAATCCTCCATAGCCAATCTCTAATCCCAAATGGGGATCAATACTAACGGCATTGCTTTTAATAAGAACATTTCTTTTTCTGTCAAATGTAAAATCAAAATTTGCCTCTGTAAGCAAAGTAAATTTTTCTTTGATTTTATAGGTTCTTGCTGCTCCTACCAGTAGTTTTGGTAAAGTAACTTCTACTGAATTTTGAGGTATTTCATTTCCTGTTCTATTAAATACATCAATTGTTTCCTGGTTCAATGTATAGCTCCAGGCATTGAATGTGGAGGTTACATCTCTTGCCATTGCTCCAAACTTCCAATTGCCTACTTGATACTGGGCACCGAAGTCTAGTCCAAACCCCCATGCCTTGGCAAAGTCACCCACAATACGATGAATAACCTTTGCATTAGCCCCAAGATGAAGGCCAGGGATTGCTGTTTTTTTGGCATAAGAGGCAATAAATGCATAATCGGCAGCAGAAAAGGAAGTTATTCTGTCGTAATTAATGTTTCCATTTGCATCAATAAGTTCTGTAGTATTTGGAATATTATCTACACCGAAACGAATAAAACTAAAACCTAATGCGCTATTCGTATCAAGGGGTGCAGCGAATGCGGCATAATCATATTTAGCAATGCCTGCAAAATATTCAGCATGCATAAGGGCAACTTGCCTGTTACTCTTAACTCCCAATAAACCTGCAGGATTCCAATATCCAGCGGTTACATCATCAACTGAGGATACATAAGAATTGGACATCCCTAGTGCTCTTGCTCCCACACCTATGGATAAAAATTCGTTACTGTATTTTCTTGCTGTTTGGGCATATACAACAGTAATGCTTACAAAAAGGATGATTGATAATGCAAGTTTTTTCAACATATAATTGAATTATGATTAATCCGGTTTTAGAAAAATTTGCTTGCTTCACCCTTACACCGGTAGTTTTTTCACAGTAACGCAGATATTTAATAAAAATTTTGTTCTCAATCCCTGGAAATGCATTTGTAAATATAATTTATTTCCTTTATTTGGCAAAATAAATGGCACAAGCCTTTTGGTGAAAAATAAAAACCTTAGTCTTCTGTTAATTTTATCCCGGCTTTATTTTGAAATTCCAAAACTTAAATTTACTTTGCTTGCAATTATGACTATTTCCTGTTTGCTAATACCCAAAATGGCGCTAATAAAAAGAATAATCCTTTTTTGTGCGATATTATTTTCAAGTAGTTCTTCAATTGCACAGCCTTTAAATAATTTTTTTCAGGTGCTCTTTAAATCAATTGATGGTTCCCCAGCAAAAGAGTGGGTTGAATTTGAAAAAACGGATAAGAAAACCTGTCAGGAAAAGGTATTTGCACCTACTCCACTTTTAATTGAATTGGAATTACAAGGGCTTGGTTTTACAAACATCCAGGAATGGGACAAGTGGCGGGACTTTTTTTGCAAAAACAAAAACAGTACTTCTTTACTTATCGCTTTATCTGAGGCTTACTTCCCACATACTGATAGCGTTTTAAAAGCTGCCGGACTTCCTTATGTTTTTAGATATCTTCCCGTAGTTTTATCTGCTATGAATCCAAATACACAATGGAAATCGGGAGCTGGTTTATGGCATTTATATATTCCCTATATGGTTAATTCAGGTTTAATAATAGCTCCTGATTATGACCAAAGACTTGATCCAAAAAAATCTGCTTTAATAGCTTCTAAACGTTTGAAGTTTTTGCATGACAAAGAAAAAAACATTAAAAAAACTTTGCTTGCCTATACATTTGGTCCTTTTTCACAAACCAGTAAATCCAATTCATACACTGAGGAAGATTTGCTCGAAGCTTTTGCGGCAATAGTTTATTTATTTGAAAACAAAACGGAATTAAATTTTCCTGTTGCAAATTTAAAACTACCTAAAACCAAACAATTCTTATTGATAGATTCTATTCAATTGAATATGGATAAATCTCCTTTTAACCTTAATTCAATTGCTTTATTAAACCCTGCAAATGTTACCGGATATTACAGAGCCGGGGGAATTATTACTGTTTTACAACAAGACGAAGAGGCCTTTGAAAAATGGCTAAACAACCCTGTTGTTGAACAAGAGCAACAAAAAGCAATTGCTGTTGAAAAAAAATTTTACAAAGTTAAATCAGGTGATACATTATCTGAAATTGCCACCAAATATAATGTGACAACACAGGATCTAATGCAATGGAACAGCCTTAACTCATCCAGAATTAATATTGGCCAGGAATTAATTATATATGTAAAGTAGGTAAATAATGAAGCCGACAAAAATAGTCTATTTTATTTGTTTTGTTTTCCTCTTGCTTTTTCTTGTAATGGCTATTATGCCATCGGGGGGATATACTATTTACGGTGATTTTAAACTTAAATTTCCTACACTTGCTGGTTTTTTTATTCCAGAGCATACTGAGAAAAAAGATATTTCCTTTATTATTGAGGACATTCCTACTGAATCTCTTTATTTGAATGTAAGCCTTGATAGTCATTCCGATTCTCTCCAAATGGCAGTGAATGATTCTCTTCGTCAAACTTTATCAAAAATTCAATATCCGGGAGGCGACAGAAGTATTTTATACAGTTTTTTTGAAAAATTAAATTTGGCGTCAACTTCAAAAAGCCGCGTAAGAATTATGCATTACGGAGATTCTCAATTAGAGGGTGACAGAATAACAGGAATAATCCGACAAAAACTACAAGGTGATTTTAGTGGAGATGGACCAGGAATGTTTCCTATTATCCCTGTTTCAACTAAAGACTGGTCGAACAACAAATATTCTGACAACTGGAAACGATACACAGGATTTGGAAACATTGATACCAGTGTAAACCATAAAAACTATGGTGCTTTGCTTACCTTTTCAAGGTTCACTGATTTTAATGCTGATTCACTACGTGCAGATACCGCCTTTCATTATGCCTGGTTTGAAATAACTCCTTCATCAAGACCTGGTTCAAAGAGTTCGATATTTAGAGAAATAACTATGTTTTATGATAATTGCACAATGCCGGTATTTATCCAGGTTTTTAAAGACAATGAACTTGTAAGGGAAGATTTATTGCCGGTTTCAAATGTGCTCTCCCAATACAAAATTGTTTTTGATTCACCTGCATCTACAATCAAATTTACATTTAAAACAAAAATAAGCCCAGACATCCTGGGATTTTCAATTTCATCTCCCACTGGAATAATTGCCGACAATATTCCTATAAGAGGTGGTTCAGGAACAGAATTTTCAAAAATAAACAGGGAACATTTATCCAGAATGCTAAACATGCTGCAACCAGATTTGTTCATCATGCAATTTGGAGGGAATGTTTTGCCCTATATTGATTCAGAAAAAGAATGTAAGGATTATGGTGAGTGGTTGGAGGCGCATTTAAGATTGATAAAAAAAATGATTCCAAAAGCAGATGTAATTTTAATCGGCCCGGCTGATATGTCAATAAAAGAAGGGGATGAATATATTACACATCCTTTTCTGGAACAAGTTCGGGATGCATTAAAAAATGCAGCATTTAATACTGGATCGGCCTATTGGGATATGTATGAGGCAATGGGTGGAAAAAACTCAATGCCTTTATGGGTGGATGCAGAACCTGCTCTTGCTGCAAAGGATTACATTCATTTTTCAACAAAGGGAGCCTCAAAAATTGCCGGAATGTTTTATGAAACCTTTTCAAATGATTATAAAAAATGGAAACAAAAACACAAGAATGAAAAAACAATCCCTTAGTATATTTATATTCTTTTTATCTGTTCTTTTTAAAAACCTGCTCTTTGCCCAGGCATCTCCTTTTACAATGGAGAACTATCCATTTGTAAACAAGCAATACAACAAAATAAATATTTATGGCTCAGACAAAAAGTACAAAAACTTATATTCGAAAATGGAAAAAATGCTGCTTACAGGGCAGGGAAATATAAAAATTGTTCATTTTGGTGGCTCGCATATACAAGCAGACATGTGGTCAGGTCAGACAAGAAACCTTCTTCAGGAACTAATGCCGGGATCATCGGGTGAAAGAGGCTTTTTGTTTCCTTTTACAATGGCCAAAACAAACAGTCCATATCACTATCAAATTGATTATACAGGAAGTTGGACAGCATGCAGAAATGCAGAAAAAAGCAAAGATTGTTTGTTGGGTTTATCAGGTATATCAGTAACAACTTATGATTCAATTTCTACAGTAAAAATATATTTTAGGGAAGGCCAGCCGGCCTCTTATTATCATCAAAGAATAAAAATATTTCATCATTTAACCGATTCCTCTTTTGCAATTTTTCCTTTAAATTCAGGCAAATTCAAGGAAATTAATGATCCTAAAAATGGATTTACGGAGTTTGTTTTTGATCAAAAAAAAGACACTTTAGAATTTGAAATAAGAAAAACAGCTCAACAACAAAACTATTTTACTCTTTTCGGAATTAGTTTAGAAAATGATGAGCCAGGGTTTACTTATACCTCCATTGGGGTAAACGGTGCAAGTGTACCCTCTTATAACCGTTGCAGCTTATTAGCAACTCATTTAAAAGTACTCAAACCTGATTTGATTTTGTTTTCAATAGGAATAAATGATGTGCATGAGGGAGACTTTACAGAAGAAAAATACATGCAAAATTACGACACCCTTATTTTAAATATCCGGGCATTAATGCCTGATGTAGCAATTTTATTCACTACCAATACAGATAGTTATTACAAGAAGAAGTTTCCAAATAAAAAATCAGTAGAAGCAAGCCAGGCAATGGTGAAATTAGCTGAAAAACACGGAGCAGGAGTCTGGGATTTACTGAATGTAATGGGTGGTGTTGGTTCAATAAAAGAATGGGAAAAACAAGGAATGGCAAAAAGGGATCTTATCCATCTTACTCCAAACGGTTACAAAATAATTGGAAATTTAATGTATAATGCACTATTAAAATCATATATACAATACAGTATTGGAAACCCTTGAACAGTTTTTAATTCTTTTTTTCAGTAAGGAAAACTTTGCTCGGATTTTTCTTTTTTCGGAAGAAACGCCCTTGCTTTTCACGCGCTTTTTTTTCTGGGCGTTTTTCGCTCTTGTAATGGTTTTTTTATCCCTATTTCACAAGAGAATATGGCTGAGAAATGCTTTCCTGTTTTTTGTGAGTCTCTTTTTTTATTATAAAACCAGCGGTCTTTTCATTTCCATCCTTCTTTTTTCCACACTATGCGATTACACACTCGGATTAAGCATCTATAAAATGCAAAAAAAATCCTGGAAAATGTTGCTCACAGCTTTAAGTATTGTCATTAATTTATTTGTGCTTGCTTATTTTAAATATGCATACTTTTTTACAGATTCTTACAACGCATTATTTTCCACCAAAATTGAAATTTTCAACCATTTTGCTCATTGGTCCAATATTGCCTCAGGAAGTCAATATCAGGTAAATTCTATTTTATTACCCGTTGGTATTTCTTTTTTTACATTTCAAACCATTAGTTATTCCATTGATGTTTACAGAGAAAGAATTAATCCTGTGCGGAACATAATGGATTTTGGTTTTTATGTGAGCTTCTTTCCCCAATTGGTGGCAGGGCCCATTGTTCGTGCAAATGAATTCATACCTCAATTATATAAACCTTATGATCTGGATAAAAAAGCATTCGGATTGGCCGTTTTTATGATTTTAAATGGAATGGTCAAGAAATTAGTTCTTGGAGATTATATAGCAGTAAATTTTATTGATCGTGTGTTTGATAATCCTTTGTTTTTTACTGGTTTTGAAAATTTACTCGCATTATTTGGGTATAGTTTACAAGTATATGCAGATTT from Bacteroidota bacterium includes these protein-coding regions:
- a CDS encoding PorV/PorQ family protein; its protein translation is MLKKLALSIILFVSITVVYAQTARKYSNEFLSIGVGARALGMSNSYVSSVDDVTAGYWNPAGLLGVKSNRQVALMHAEYFAGIAKYDYAAFAAPLDTNSALGFSFIRFGVDNIPNTTELIDANGNINYDRITSFSAADYAFIASYAKKTAIPGLHLGANAKVIHRIVGDFAKAWGFGLDFGAQYQVGNWKFGAMARDVTSTFNAWSYTLNQETIDVFNRTGNEIPQNSVEVTLPKLLVGAARTYKIKEKFTLLTEANFDFTFDRKRNVLIKSNAVSIDPHLGLEIGYGGFVFLRAGIGNIQQQTDLDKNKQTSMQPNMGIGVKIKGITIDYALTDIGDQSVALYSNIFSLKFDINRENR
- a CDS encoding lytic transglycosylase, translated to MALIKRIILFCAILFSSSSSIAQPLNNFFQVLFKSIDGSPAKEWVEFEKTDKKTCQEKVFAPTPLLIELELQGLGFTNIQEWDKWRDFFCKNKNSTSLLIALSEAYFPHTDSVLKAAGLPYVFRYLPVVLSAMNPNTQWKSGAGLWHLYIPYMVNSGLIIAPDYDQRLDPKKSALIASKRLKFLHDKEKNIKKTLLAYTFGPFSQTSKSNSYTEEDLLEAFAAIVYLFENKTELNFPVANLKLPKTKQFLLIDSIQLNMDKSPFNLNSIALLNPANVTGYYRAGGIITVLQQDEEAFEKWLNNPVVEQEQQKAIAVEKKFYKVKSGDTLSEIATKYNVTTQDLMQWNSLNSSRINIGQELIIYVK